A genomic region of Christiangramia sp. OXR-203 contains the following coding sequences:
- a CDS encoding gliding motility protein RemB: protein MKYCLLLVFTFFCLSVLGQDSSTVSELYPEFEECSNVTYANQESCFKNTFLAKFKDEFRLPESFMQENYTGKITIVFEVDEDGIFQVIYLDAAYEDLKTEVRRVFAGLPRLKPATYNGRAIHMQFKMPLKLPLDSSSALYPVEDISEENNKEVVAQEKESMESNILEEYERIKSDDFTQPRYSSQINIPLSHEYYSRFDAEINQIGLNSHSASKPIMFAEVNKYYDFEAERQEMLQDRNTYAGRKLWNEHLVRFQTDDYWFTIDPGFDLQIGKDFEQTEHEFTYNNTREFIVQGGLGKKFNFYSVIYESQGRFAQYYNDFAESIRPAGGDPAIVPGRGIAKTFMNDGYDYPVAEGYLSFTPSEFINIQFGHGNNFIGDGYRSLLLSDNPSPYPYLKLNTKFWKIKYTNTWMSLRDVRPEVTNSGSFRTKYIANHYLSLNLTKRLNLGFFESVMWENDNDRGFDLNYLNPVIFYRAIEFATGADGGNAIIGLTGKYKISNQMYTYGQWLIDEFSSTDVFGGEGSWKNKLGFQLGLKYFNAFKVDDLYLQAEYNQVRPYTYSHNSITLNYAHNNQSMSHLWGANFREFVGIARYRKDRYYGSAKLILGKRGFDFSEDGAYYGQDLYRSEEARPFETGVEIGQGNTTNSFYSELEAGYIVNPTTNLKLFASFIYRDFNPQVNTALNSEISTTWINFGLRTDIFNWYFDY from the coding sequence ATGAAGTATTGCCTGCTTCTTGTTTTTACATTTTTCTGTCTAAGTGTTTTAGGTCAGGATTCGAGTACAGTATCTGAACTCTATCCGGAATTTGAAGAATGCTCCAATGTTACTTACGCAAATCAGGAAAGTTGTTTTAAGAATACCTTCCTCGCGAAGTTCAAAGATGAATTCAGGCTACCGGAATCTTTTATGCAGGAAAACTATACCGGTAAAATCACCATAGTTTTTGAGGTTGATGAAGATGGTATTTTTCAAGTTATTTATCTGGATGCTGCATACGAAGATCTAAAGACAGAAGTGAGAAGGGTGTTTGCAGGTCTTCCGCGGTTAAAACCTGCTACCTACAACGGCAGAGCGATTCATATGCAGTTTAAGATGCCACTGAAACTACCGCTTGATTCCAGCTCAGCTTTGTATCCTGTCGAAGATATTTCCGAAGAAAATAATAAAGAAGTAGTTGCCCAGGAGAAAGAATCCATGGAATCCAATATTCTTGAAGAATATGAGAGAATAAAATCTGATGATTTTACCCAACCACGATACAGTAGCCAGATCAATATCCCGCTATCGCATGAATATTATAGTCGGTTTGATGCTGAGATCAATCAAATAGGTCTTAATTCTCATTCGGCTTCTAAACCGATAATGTTTGCAGAGGTGAATAAATACTATGATTTTGAAGCTGAAAGACAGGAAATGCTGCAGGATCGAAATACTTATGCAGGGCGAAAACTTTGGAATGAGCACCTGGTTAGGTTTCAGACAGACGATTACTGGTTTACCATAGATCCTGGATTTGATTTGCAAATAGGAAAGGATTTTGAACAGACAGAGCATGAGTTTACGTATAACAATACCCGAGAATTTATTGTACAGGGAGGTTTAGGTAAAAAGTTCAATTTTTATTCAGTCATCTATGAAAGTCAGGGAAGATTTGCTCAGTATTATAATGATTTTGCTGAATCTATACGTCCTGCCGGAGGTGATCCGGCGATCGTACCGGGTAGAGGAATAGCTAAAACTTTTATGAATGATGGGTATGACTACCCGGTTGCAGAAGGTTATTTATCCTTTACTCCTTCAGAATTTATAAATATCCAGTTTGGACATGGCAATAACTTTATTGGTGATGGATATCGTTCCCTTTTATTAAGTGACAATCCATCTCCTTATCCTTATTTGAAGCTGAATACCAAGTTCTGGAAGATAAAATATACAAATACCTGGATGTCTCTAAGAGATGTTCGTCCGGAAGTTACCAATAGCGGCTCCTTCAGAACAAAATATATCGCAAATCATTATTTGAGTCTGAATCTTACCAAACGTCTTAATCTTGGATTCTTTGAGTCGGTTATGTGGGAGAATGACAACGATCGTGGTTTTGATTTGAATTATTTGAATCCTGTGATCTTTTATCGTGCGATAGAATTCGCTACGGGAGCCGATGGTGGAAACGCGATTATAGGACTAACAGGGAAATACAAGATATCGAACCAGATGTATACGTATGGACAGTGGTTGATTGACGAATTTTCTTCAACCGATGTTTTTGGAGGAGAAGGAAGCTGGAAGAATAAGCTTGGTTTTCAACTTGGTTTAAAGTATTTCAACGCTTTCAAAGTAGATGATCTTTACCTTCAGGCTGAATATAACCAGGTGCGCCCATATACTTATTCTCATAATTCTATTACGCTGAACTATGCACATAATAACCAGTCCATGTCTCATTTGTGGGGTGCGAATTTCAGAGAGTTTGTAGGAATCGCACGATATAGAAAAGATAGGTATTATGGGAGTGCGAAACTGATTCTTGGAAAGCGCGGTTTTGATTTTTCTGAAGACGGAGCTTATTACGGTCAGGATCTATACAGAAGCGAAGAGGCCCGCCCATTTGAAACCGGGGTAGAAATTGGGCAGGGAAATACAACGAACTCATTTTATTCTGAACTAGAAGCAGGTTATATCGTGAATCCAACTACGAACTTAAAACTGTTTGCTAGTTTCATCTACAGGGACTTTAATCCTCAGGTGAATACTGCTTTAAATTCTGAAATTTCCACGACCTGGATCAACTTTGGATTGCGTACAGATATTTTCAACTGGTATTTCGATTACTAG
- a CDS encoding energy transducer TonB — protein sequence MKPKKNPKADLRRNWVLFLQIGLIVTLFFTLQAFQWKTYDPAQAGKDVLSMDDLPQEEVPVTIYDQTPPPPPPPVEPPEIKIAPDDADVEEDDIAPTEINLDDIVEPEDIINAEPDEEIETVPFIFIEDVPLFPGCEDLDNNADRKSCMSEQISRFVGKEFDTRLGEKLGLTGMNLVTVLFVVNTQGEIEQVQARAPHPKLEEEAKRVILKLPKMKPGKQRGKAVPVSYAIPIRFKVQ from the coding sequence ATGAAACCGAAAAAAAATCCGAAAGCCGATCTTCGTCGGAACTGGGTCCTGTTTCTTCAAATTGGACTTATTGTAACCTTATTTTTTACGCTACAGGCATTTCAATGGAAAACTTATGATCCTGCTCAGGCAGGTAAAGATGTTTTGAGCATGGATGATCTGCCCCAGGAGGAAGTTCCTGTAACCATTTATGATCAAACACCACCACCTCCGCCACCACCTGTAGAGCCTCCGGAAATTAAAATTGCTCCAGACGATGCAGATGTAGAAGAAGATGATATAGCTCCCACTGAGATCAATCTGGATGATATCGTGGAACCTGAAGATATTATAAATGCAGAACCTGATGAAGAGATTGAAACTGTCCCATTTATATTTATTGAAGATGTTCCCTTATTTCCAGGTTGTGAGGATCTGGATAATAATGCAGACAGAAAGAGCTGCATGAGTGAACAAATCAGCAGGTTCGTTGGTAAAGAATTTGATACCAGACTTGGGGAGAAATTAGGGCTAACGGGAATGAACTTAGTAACCGTCCTGTTCGTGGTAAATACACAGGGTGAAATCGAGCAGGTGCAGGCTCGAGCTCCTCATCCTAAACTTGAAGAAGAGGCTAAGCGGGTGATCTTAAAACTGCCGAAAATGAAACCCGGGAAGCAAAGAGGAAAGGCAGTGCCGGTCTCTTATGCTATCCCAATTCGGTTTAAAGTTCAATAG
- the gcvH gene encoding glycine cleavage system protein GcvH, with protein MNIPQELKYTKDHEWVKIEGDTATIGVTDFAQGELGDIVYVEVETLDETLEKEEVFGTVEAVKTVSDLYMPVSGEIIEFNDSLEDEPEKVNNDPYGDGWMIKIKLSDASEVEGLLSAEEYQEVVGA; from the coding sequence ATGAATATTCCACAAGAATTAAAGTACACAAAAGACCACGAGTGGGTTAAAATTGAAGGAGACACTGCGACTATCGGAGTTACAGATTTTGCCCAGGGTGAGCTTGGGGATATCGTATATGTTGAGGTAGAAACTCTGGATGAAACTCTTGAAAAAGAAGAGGTTTTTGGAACCGTAGAAGCAGTAAAGACCGTTTCAGATCTTTACATGCCAGTTTCAGGTGAGATCATTGAATTTAATGATAGTCTTGAAGATGAGCCGGAAAAAGTAAATAATGATCCTTATGGTGATGGATGGATGATCAAAATAAAACTTTCAGACGCTTCTGAAGTTGAAGGTCTTCTTTCTGCCGAAGAATATCAGGAAGTAGTAGGTGCATAA
- the cyoE gene encoding heme o synthase, producing the protein MSNTRVHNPSASILSDFKEITKMRLAISVVFSSVAGYFLGADSIDFVTVTLLAIGGYLMVGASNAYNQIIERNLDSLMDRTKNRPLPAGRMSVTTAFTIASIFTVLGLIVLYVINPKTAMFGAISIFMYVSLYTPLKTKTPLAVFVGAFPGAIPFMLGWVAASGSFSIEPGTLFMIQFFWQFPHFWAIGWWLFDDYKKGGFFMLPTGKRDRGTAVQIILYTCWTIMVSLIPVFGVTGKLYLTPVSGVIILLLGLGMMYYAIRLFKEKTAEAAKKLMFASVSYITLLQIVYVLDKFIRQWI; encoded by the coding sequence TTGAGCAACACTCGCGTACATAATCCCAGCGCTTCCATACTCTCAGATTTTAAGGAAATTACTAAGATGAGGCTGGCCATTAGTGTGGTTTTCTCCTCTGTGGCGGGTTATTTTTTAGGTGCCGATTCCATAGATTTTGTGACTGTTACTTTACTTGCCATTGGTGGTTACCTCATGGTAGGAGCGAGTAATGCGTATAACCAGATCATAGAAAGAAACCTGGATAGTCTAATGGATCGCACGAAAAACCGTCCGCTGCCAGCAGGAAGAATGTCTGTTACCACAGCATTTACCATCGCAAGTATTTTTACTGTTCTGGGTTTGATTGTTTTATATGTGATCAATCCAAAGACCGCAATGTTCGGTGCGATAAGCATCTTCATGTATGTGAGTCTTTATACACCATTAAAGACGAAAACGCCTTTGGCAGTATTTGTTGGGGCATTTCCAGGAGCCATCCCATTTATGTTGGGCTGGGTGGCGGCATCGGGAAGCTTCAGTATAGAGCCAGGTACTTTGTTTATGATCCAGTTTTTCTGGCAGTTTCCGCATTTCTGGGCAATTGGTTGGTGGTTGTTTGATGATTATAAAAAAGGTGGATTCTTTATGCTTCCTACTGGGAAACGTGATCGTGGAACGGCAGTTCAGATTATATTATATACCTGCTGGACGATCATGGTGTCGCTAATTCCCGTTTTCGGAGTTACCGGTAAGTTGTATCTGACCCCGGTTTCCGGAGTCATAATCTTACTGCTGGGACTTGGAATGATGTATTATGCGATCAGACTTTTCAAAGAGAAAACTGCTGAAGCGGCAAAAAAATTAATGTTTGCAAGTGTGTCCTATATCACGTTGCTGCAAATTGTATATGTACTCGATAAATTTATTAGACAATGGATTTAA
- a CDS encoding energy transducer TonB encodes MEPKKNPKADLNRNRTLYLQLGLILVLLITWQAIEWKTYDPEAVDIGQLNMDELDEEDVPITEMQNTPPPPPPPPPAPEVIEVVEDEEEVEEDEIQSTETNLDEIVEVEEVVEAVEEEEVADVPFAVIEDVPIFPGCENLKNNNERKACMSEKISKYVNKEFDTDLGSELGLSGINRVIVQFRIDEKGNIGQVRARAPHPRLEKEAARVINSLPKMKPGKQRGKPVGVMYSLPIAFKVQD; translated from the coding sequence ATGGAACCTAAGAAAAATCCAAAAGCTGATTTAAATAGAAACCGAACTCTTTATTTGCAGTTAGGTCTTATTCTTGTTTTGCTAATAACCTGGCAGGCAATAGAATGGAAGACATATGATCCTGAAGCTGTAGATATCGGACAGTTAAACATGGACGAACTTGATGAAGAGGATGTGCCAATTACAGAAATGCAAAACACACCTCCACCACCGCCACCTCCACCACCGGCACCGGAAGTTATCGAGGTTGTAGAAGATGAGGAAGAAGTGGAAGAGGATGAGATCCAGTCTACAGAAACCAATCTTGATGAGATCGTTGAAGTAGAAGAAGTTGTTGAGGCTGTTGAAGAAGAAGAGGTAGCTGATGTACCGTTCGCGGTTATTGAAGATGTGCCAATCTTCCCGGGATGTGAAAATCTAAAGAACAACAACGAGCGCAAAGCTTGTATGAGTGAAAAGATCAGTAAGTATGTGAACAAGGAGTTTGATACAGATCTTGGTTCTGAGTTAGGGCTTTCTGGTATCAACCGTGTGATCGTTCAGTTTAGAATTGATGAAAAAGGTAATATTGGTCAGGTAAGAGCTCGTGCTCCACACCCTAGACTTGAGAAAGAAGCTGCTAGAGTAATTAACAGTCTTCCTAAGATGAAGCCTGGTAAGCAGCGTGGAAAACCGGTAGGCGTTATGTACTCCCTTCCAATTGCTTTTAAAGTGCAGGATTAA
- a CDS encoding VanZ family protein, which produces MHKLVLILALLYTGAITYFSLIVMNFKVSVGGFDPTDKMLHAGAYLFLCVLWKLFFILKSTDFTRYRPNLYWVAIACFLFGMLIEVLQGTLTSYRTPDWWDGLANSTGVLLAVIFFLVMAPTIKKLKSRYSL; this is translated from the coding sequence GTGCATAAATTAGTTTTAATTTTAGCGCTTCTTTATACAGGTGCCATCACGTACTTTTCTTTGATCGTGATGAACTTCAAAGTAAGTGTAGGTGGTTTCGATCCTACAGACAAAATGCTCCATGCCGGAGCATATTTGTTTTTATGTGTTTTATGGAAGCTATTTTTTATCCTGAAAAGCACCGATTTTACACGTTATCGCCCTAATCTCTACTGGGTTGCTATCGCGTGTTTTCTATTTGGTATGTTAATTGAGGTTCTACAGGGAACTCTAACCAGTTACAGGACACCCGATTGGTGGGATGGCCTGGCAAATTCGACTGGTGTATTGCTTGCAGTCATCTTTTTCCTGGTAATGGCGCCCACCATAAAAAAGTTGAAAAGCAGGTATTCTTTGTAA